In Brachypodium distachyon strain Bd21 chromosome 2, Brachypodium_distachyon_v3.0, whole genome shotgun sequence, one genomic interval encodes:
- the LOC100832232 gene encoding F-box protein SKIP23: MAATETKPHRQPPASWSAIPLDLAGLVLRLLPLYADRARFAAVCPQWRAAVQQQLAPPPVPLLALPDGTFYSLPDSKPRRFPGCGFVGYKSVCGSWLVFPRDDGCFLVDPFSRVTVSLPALSHVRLSPPNAVETWSSRKKPGVGELYTPTWMHIKDDDKLRVRKIVMCSPNLVAALVGTGYSSQILMCQPGSLLWPVRAYDPCKNFGDMTFYQGKLYALPHDEDLLVVNIAQDQITGDPQVSRIGQVIEGDPWYAGFYEDYDIMRMKKLYLVESRGALLMVRRKILCRVPEPEVDEQPEGVAVAIRNKFEVFEADFEHSRWVTVKTLGDDQVLFLGRRCSRAVSVCQYGLSGDRIFFLDDDEENPVEYSYDEENASCSTYDMRSGMVSSWKSVISWKRHDEMRLAAWLFPQD, translated from the coding sequence atggcggcgacggagacgaaACCACACCGGCAGCCACCGGCGTCGTGGTCGGCCATCCCGCTGGACCTGGCCGGCCTGGTGCTCCGCCTCCTGCCCTTGTATGCCGACCGCGCCCGCTTCGCCGCGGTGTGCCCGCAGTGGCGTGCCgccgtgcagcagcagctcgcgcCCCCACCCGTGCCGCTGCTCGCGCTCCCGGACGGCACCTTCTACAGCCTTCCCGACAGCAAGCCCCGACGCTTCCCGGGATGCGGTTTCGTTGGGTACAAGAGCGTCTGCGGCAGCTGGCTCGTCTTCCCGCGCGACGATGGGTGCTTCTTAGTGGACCCTTTCTCCAGGGTCACCGTGTCACTCCCTGCTCTCTCGCACGTCCGACTCTCTCCTCCAAATGCAGTCGAAACATGGTCCAGTCGTAAAAAGCCAGGAGTTGGCGAACTTTACACCCCCACATGGATGCATATCAAGGATGATGACAAGTTGCGCGTAAGAAAGATAGTCATGTGCTCGCCAAACCTTGTTGCTGCACTGGTCGGCACTGGATACAGCAGTCAGATCCTAATGTGCCAGCCAGGGTCCTTGTTGTGGCCGGTACGTGCATATGATCCATGTAAGAATTTTGGAGACATGACATTCTACCAGGGCAAGCTCTATGCCCTCCCCCACGACGAGGACCTCCTTGTGGTGAACATTGCCCAGGACCAAATCACTGGCGATCCACAGGTTTCTCGGATTGGACAGGTCATCGAGGGTGATCCCTGGTATGCAGGTTTCTATGAAGACTATGACATTAtgcgcatgaagaagctctaCCTGGTTGAATCGCGTGGTGCGTTGCTGATGGTACGGAGGAAGATTTTGTGTCGTGTTCCTGAACCTGAAGTGGATGAACAACCGGAGGGTGTTGCTGTTGCTATACGGAACAAGTTTGAGGTATTTGAGGCTGACTTTGAGCATTCACGGTGGGTCACTGTGAAGACCCTGGGGGATGACCAGGTGTTGTTTCTAGGGCGGAGGTGTTCCAGGGCCGTGTCCGTTTGTCAGTACGGGTTGTCGGGCGATcgcatcttcttcttggatgACGATGAGGAGAATCCTGTGGAGTACTCCTACGACGAAGAGAACGCTTCTTGTAGCACCTATGACATGAGATCCGGCATGGTGTCTTCATGGAAGTCAGTGATTTCCTGGAAGCGCCACGATGAGATGCGTCTGGCAGCATGGCTCTTCCCTCAGGACTGA
- the LOC100832539 gene encoding F-box protein At2g26160, translating to MAAGTKPRSQPPLSWAAIPLDLAGLVLRLLPSYADRARFAAVCPQWCAAVLQRFVPPPLPLLALPDGTFYSLNCLKPFRFPGCGFAGYKSASGSWLVFPRGDGCFLVDPFSMATVTLPALSCVRLRPPNAVAKWSDEEGTRFADPYVTWMHINELDKLHITKLILCSSNLVAALVGIGHTSQILMCQPGAVSWSVRAYDECKSFEDLAFYQGKLYALANDENLLVVSIAKDQSTGDPQVSRIGQVIKGDPWYSALYDEYNIMACKKLCLVESRGTLLMVRRQILCRFPELGVDGRRVGVIVAEDNEFEVFEADFEHSQWVNVTTVGDDQVLFLGRRCSRAVSVCQYGLSGNHIFFLDDDEEKHVEYSYDEEDTSCGTYDMISGMVSSLKPVISWKRHDEMRLAAWLFPQD from the coding sequence ATGGCAGCCGGGACAAAACCACGATCGCAGCCGCCGCTGTCCTGGGCGGCCATCCCGCTGGACCTGGCCGGCCTggtgctccgcctcctcccctcgtATGCCGACCGCGCCCGCTTCGCCGCCGTGTGCCCGCAGTGGTGTGCCGCCGTGCTGCAGCGCTTCGTGCCCCCACCACTGCCGCTGCTCGCGCTCCCCGACGGCACCTTCTACAGCCTTAACTGCCTCAAGCCGTTCCGCTTCCCGGGCTGCGGCTTTGCTGGGTACAAGAGCGCAAGCGGCAGCTGGCTCGTCTTTCCGCGTGGCGACGGGTGCTTCCTGGTGGACCCCTTCTCCATGGCTACCGTGACACTCCCTGCTCTCTCGTGCGTCCGTCTTCGTCCTCCGAATGCAGTCGCTAAATGGTCTGACGAGGAAGGGACAAGATTTGCCGATCCTTACGTCACATGGATGCATATCAATGAACTGGACAAGCTGCACATAACTAAACTAATCCTGTGCTCGTCAAACCTTGTTGCGGCACTGGTTGGCATTGGACACACCAGTCAGATTCTAATGTGCCAGCCAGGGGCCGTATCGTGGTCGGTACGTGCATACGATGAGTGCAAGTCATTTGAAGACTTAGCATTCTACCAGGGCAAGCTGTACGCCCTTGCTAATGACGAGAACCTCCTTGTGGTGAGCATTGCCAAGGACCAAAGCACCGGCGATCCACAGGTTTCTCGGATTGGACAGGTCATCAAGGGTGATCCCTGGTATTCAGCTCTGTATGACGAGTACAACATTATGGCCTGCAAGAAGCTCTGTCTGGTTGAATCGCGTGGCACGTTGCTGATGGTACGGAGGCAGATTTTGTGTCGTTTTCCTGAACTGGGAGTGGATGGACGAAGAGTGGGTGTTATTGTTGCTGAAGACAACGAGTTTGAGGTATTCGAGGCTGACTTTGAGCATTCACAGTGGGTCAATGTGACGACCGTGGGGGATGACCAGGTGTTGTTTCTAGGGAGGAGGTGTTCCAGGGCCGTGTCCGTGTGTCAGTACGGGTTGTCGGGCAATcacatcttcttcttggatgACGATGAGGAGAAACATGTGGAGTACTCCTACGACGAAGAGGACACTTCTTGCGGCACCTATGACATGATATCTGGCATGGTGTCTTCGTTGAAGCCAGTGATTTCCTGGAAGCGCCATGATGAGATGCGTCTGGCAGCATGGCTCTTCCCTCAGGACTGA
- the LOC112271000 gene encoding serine/threonine-protein phosphatase 7 long form homolog yields MCNACQLASPKSALLGCPLLLQLWSWERFSIGRSEVTGDHPNPEQELFDLEHIDLPTFTTIWTRNKRRFADNQVRNYYPSFNEQFDVLHSEAVVREPYTQDAIDDRYPDGMSMVCTRDYDYWMTKSKIIFDVSVEEMAQQRVMRQFGARQLVVPPPTCAVLQFMIVVQNCP; encoded by the exons atgtgcaacgcttgccagcttgcgtcgcccaagtcagccctgcttggatgtcctttattgttgcagctctggtcgtgggagaggttttctatcggccGATCAGAAGTTACGGGTGATCACCCTAACCctgagcaggagttgtttgacttagaacacatcgacctgcctactttcacgacaatttggacacgtaACAAG aGACGCTTTGCAGACAATCAGGTCAGGAATTActacccatcattcaacgagcagttcgacgtgttgcactctgaggcggttgtcAGGGAGCCGTACACACAGGACGCCATCGATGATAGATACCCTGACGGGATGTCCATGGTCTGCACGAGAGATTATGAttactggatgacaaaatcaaagatcatcttcgacgtcagcgtggaggagatggcccagcagagggtcatgaggcagtttggggcacgccagttggtcgttcctccaccgac atgtgcagttctacaatttatgattgtcgtccagaattgtccataa
- the LOC100832851 gene encoding uncharacterized protein LOC100832851 gives MAAEEKSQSSWSAIPLDLAGMVLRLLPGYADRSCFAAVCPQWRCAVRQQQQQLLVPRPVPLLALPDGTFYSLPEGKHHRFPGCGFGGYESVCGSCLVFTRDDGCFLVDPFSRDTVTLPALSCVRLRPPSAAAKRTAEVPYAAGKWSEEERTRFAYPYVTWMHICDSDKLHISKIVLCTPNLAAALVGNGHVSQILMCRPGALSWSVRAYDKCRRFQDMSFYQGKLYILTCDEDLLVVNIGQDLSTGDPQVSRIGRVIKSDPRLSVLFVDNLMICKKHYLVESCGILLMVRRKIWCQLPERGVDKTVARKNEFEVFKADFEHSRWINVTMTMGDDQVLFLGRRCSRAMSMSQYGMPGGQIFFLDDDEKNRVEYDYAEKNTSISVYDMRSGVVLHPRISWKRSDEMCLASWLFPQD, from the coding sequence atggcgGCAGAGGAAAAGTCGCAGTCGTCGTGGTCGGCCATCCCGTTGGACCTGGCTGGCATGGTGCTCCGCCTACTCCCCGGGTACGCAGACCGTTCGTGCTTCGCCGCCGTGTGCCCGCAGTGGCGCTGCGCCgtgcggcagcagcagcagcagctcctggTGCCCCGGCCAGTGCCGCTGCTCGCGCTCCCTGACGGCACCTTCTACAGCCTTCCTGAAGGTAAGCACCACCGCTTCCCGGGCTGTGGCTTTGGCGGGTACGAGAGCGTATGCGGCAGCTGTCTTGTCTTCACGCGCGACGACGGTTGCTTCCTGGTGGACCCCTTCTCCAGGGACACCGTGACGCTCCCTGCTCTCTCTTGCGTCCGGCTCCGTCCTCCAAGTGCAGCCGCTAAACGGACAGCTGAGGTTCCATATGCAGCCGGGAAATGGTCAGAGGAGGAAAGAACGAGGTTTGCCTATCCTTACGTCACATGGATGCATATCTGTGACTCGGACAAGCTGCACATAAGTAAGATAGTCCTGTGCACGCCAAACCTTGCAGCGGCACTTGTCGGCAATGGGCACGTCAGTCAGATTCTAATGTGCCGGCCAGGGGCCTTGTCGTGGTCAGTACGTGCATACGATAAGTGCAGGCGGTTTCAAGACATGTCATTCTATCAGGGCAAGCTCTACATCCTTACCTGCGACGAGGACCTGCTTGTGGTGAACATTGGCCAGGACCTAAGCACCGGCGACCCACAGGTTTCTCGGATTGGAAGGGTCATAAAGAGTGATCCCAGGCTCTCCGTTCTGTTCGTAGACAACTTAATGATCTGCAAGAAGCACTATCTGGTTGAATCTTGTGGCATATTGCTGATGGTACGCAGGAAGATTTGGTGCCAGCTCCCTGAACGTGGAGTGGATAAAACTGTTGCTAGAAAGAACGAGTTTGAGGTATTCAAGGCTGACTTTGAGCATTCACGGTGGATCAACGTGACGATGACCATGGGGGATGACCAAGTGCTGTTTCTGGGGCGGAGGTGCTCCAGGGCCATGTCCATGTCTCAGTACGGGATGCCAGGTGGTCAGATCTTCTTCTTGGATGATGATGAGAAGAATCGTGTGGAGTACGACTACGCTGAAAAGAACACTTCTATCAGTGTCTATGATATGAGATCCGGCGTGGTCCTTCATCCAAGGATATCCTGGAAGCGTAGCGACGAGATGTGTCTCGCATCGTGGCTCTTCCCTCAGGACTGA
- the LOC100846914 gene encoding ras-related protein RABA1f — protein sequence MAYRAEDDYDYLFKVVLIGDSGVGKSNLLTRFTRNEFSLESKSTIGVEFATRSIHVDDKVVKAQIWDTAGQERYRAITSAYYRGAVGALVVYDVTRHVTFENVERWLRELKDHTDANIVIMLVGNKADLRHLRAVQSEDAKAFAERENTFFMETSALEAMNVEDAFTEVLSQIYRVVSKKALDIGDDPAAPPKGKTISVGSKDDVSAVKKSACCSS from the exons atggCGTACAGGGCGGAGGACGACTACGACTACCTGTTCAAGGTGGTGCTGATCGGGGACTCCGGGGTGGGGAAGTCGAACCTGCTCACGCGCTTCACCCGCAACGAGTTCAGCCTCGAGTCCAAGTCCACCATCGGGGTCGAGTTCGCCACCCGCAGCATCCACGTCGACGACAAGGTCGTCAAGGCCCAGATCTGGGACACCGCCGGCCAAGAGAG ATACCGGGCTATCACCAGCGCGTACTACCGTGGAGCAGTGGGCGCTCTCGTTGTCTACGATGTCACGCGGCACGTCACCTTCGAGAACGTGGAGAGGTGGCTGAGGGAGCTCAAGGACCACACGGACGCCAACATTGTCATCATGCTTGTGGGAAACAAGGCCGATCTGCGCCACCTTAGGGCTGTCCAGTCTGAGGATGCAAAGGCGTTTGCCGAGAGAGAGAACACATTCTTCATGGAGACATCAGCCCTGGAGGCGATGAATGTGGAGGATGCCTTCACCGAGGTGCTCTCCCAGATCTACCGTGTAGTGAGCAAGAAAGCTCTCGACATCGGTGATgaccctgctgctcctccCAAGGGGAAGACCATCAGTGTCGGCTCAAAGGATGATGTGTCCGCCGTGAAGAAATCCGCCTGTTGTTCGTCTTAG
- the LOC100822224 gene encoding probable E3 ubiquitin-protein ligase ZFP1, with protein MSHRNMAWTHQVADPESERGLIQVQPGTSNDVGSGSSFSNQGAQVGFGVPGNATNTGVRDLRSYYEGTNNQRQHVQNAYQSVGVDQSSVYPSTMYNPCFPMPATNRYVSHTQSVGVGNPLGVGVGNPQHSPLYHQVATGTMGESSGSSNFGDTDREFIKRKNAVAETGHHSVHGFASSSSSAHVPQNPTHGPWNASFESHVSPNTASTDGLGRPNPMAAHPTLVHPGNYVVPAGHMATNAITDGVPHWGCHIAANGIAEGVPHWAFSVAHPPGQFVHRGTVGMPNGSLQDYQAGPSAIRHGPLPHFSQIPLHSMQTPALLNHIQMQGPQRPSNAVHGVNPSGIGPTLDPRILAFSSNPGLNIGPPIHRFHTNQVNNGSLRMMPYENAASMDLSRFYEARHVIDEHLDMGLDIDNMTYEELVALEEQIGDVNTGLAESYIRENLRLSRYVLGSDCMPDQSPEENDACIICQEEYQAKELIGTLDCGHKYHGACIARWLMVKNLCPICKTTALPTDRRSG; from the exons ATGTCACATAGAAATATGGCTTGGACACATCAGGTTGCTGATCCTGAATCAGAGCGAGGACTCATCCAAGTTCAACCTGGAACTTCCAATGATGTAGGATCTGGTAGTAGTTTCTCCAACCAGGGTGCGCAAGTTGGTTTTGGAGTTCCAGGAAATGCTACTAATACTGGAGTCCGTGATTTGCGTAGTTACTATGAGGGCACCAATAACCAGCGCCAGCATGTTCAGAATGCATACCAATCTGTAGGTGTTGATCAGAGTTCTGTCTACCCATCTACTATGTACAATCCCTGCTTTCCAATGCCAGCCACAAACAGATATGTTTCACACACTCAAAGTGTTGGAGTGGGAAACCCACTTGGAGTTGGAGTGGGCAACCCACAACACTCACCTTTATATCATCAAGTTGCCACAGGAACTATGGGTGAGAGTAGCGGCAGCAGCAATTTTGGTGACACCGATAGAGAATTcatcaaaaggaaaaatgcagTAGCTGAGACTGGCCATCATTCTGTTCATGGATTTGCAAGCTCCAGTTCTTCTGCTCATGTGCCTCAGAATCCTACACATGGGCCATGGAATGCTTCATTTGAATCGCATGTTTCACCAAATACTGCTTCTACAGATGGACTGGGTAGGCCAAATCCAATGGCTGCTCACCCGACATTGGTGCATCCTGGTAACTATGTAGTTCCAGCTGGTCACATGGCCACAAATGCTATTACTGATGGAGTTCCACACTGGGGATGTCACATTGCCGCAAATGGTATTGCTGAGGGAGTTCCACACTGGGCATTTTCAGTGGCTCATCCTCCAG GTCAATTTGTCCATCGAGGAACCGTAGGCATGCCAAATGGAAGTCTTCAGGATTATCAAGCTGGTCCATCTGCCATTCGTCATGGGCCTTTACCTCATTTCAGCCAGATTCCTTTGCATAGCATGCAGACTCCTGCCCTGCTTAATCATATTCAAATGCAAGGACCTCAGCGACCGAGCAATGCAGTGCATGGTGTAAATCCTTCTGGAATCGGGCCTACCTTGGATCCAAGAATCCTAGCTTTCTCATCCAATCCTGGACTTAATATTGGACCTCCAATTCATCGATTTCATACAAACCAAGTTAACAATGGGAGTTTAAGAATGATGCCATATGAG AATGCTGCATCAATGGATCTTTCAAGATTTTATGAAGCAAGGCATGTTATTGATGAACATCTAGATATGGGGTTGGACATAGACAACATGACTTACGAG GAGCTCGTAGCATTGGAAGAACAGATTGGAGATGTTAATACCGGTTTGGCAGAAAGCTACATCAGAGAAAATTTGAGGTTAAGTCGTTATGTTCTGGGGTCAGATTGCATGCCTGATCAGTCCCCTGAGGAGAATGATGCTTGCATAATATGTCAG GAGGAGTATCAGGCCAAAGAACTTATAGGAACCCTTGATTGTGGTCACAAGTACCATGGCGCATGCATAGCCCGGTGGCTGATGGTGAAGAACCTGTGCCCCATCTGCAAGACAACAGCTTTGCCAACAGATAGAAGAAGCGGGTGA